One Natronomonas gomsonensis genomic window, CAGGTGGAGACGACGGACCCCGAGGGCGTCGACTACGGCTGGGTGATGCAGGTGACCTTCGTGCTCACCATCGTCGTTGGCGCGCCGGTCGTCGCTGCGCTGTCGGTGTTCGTCGGGTTGGACACGTGGACTCAGCGGGCGAATTTCGCGATTCGTGTCGGTGCCGTCGTGTGGCTCTGTATCGGGATTCCCGTCTTCCTCTACGCCCGAAGCCACTCGGAGACGTAACTGAACGAACAGCCGGCCCGCTGTGCGGTTCGCTCGTCACGAACCGTATCGCCGACGAACAGCGTCGATTCGGGGGTGCCGTCGAGTCGACGAACCGTCTCCAACAGCGGTTCCGGGTCGGGTTTCTCGGTGCCGACCGTGTCGCGGCCGACGACAGCGCCGACGCCGTCGATTCCGTGTTCCTCGATAGCGATGTGGCAGGCGTCTTCGCAGTTGAGCGAGCAGACGCCGACCGGTTGCTCCGGGACGGCATCGGCCGCCGGTAGTCGCTCGGAAGCACGGGCACCGTCCCGTTCGTACCCTGCGATGACCGCTTCGACTGCCGGCCTGTGCCCTGTCTCGTTTGCCGTTTCCAACATCCCCCAGAGGCTCTCGGGCGGGACCACGCCGCGCTCTCGGAGCGTCTCAGCCACGTCGCTGGCGACAGCCTCCCAGTCGACGGTGAGGCGGACCAGGGTTCCGTCGAGGTCGAAGACGACCGTCTCGTGGTCGGTGTTCATTCCAGCAGTTCGCGGGCGATGACCTTCTTCTGAACCTGGGTCGTCCCCTCGTAGATGGTCGTAATCTTCGCATCGCGGTACAGTCGCTCGACTGGGAAGTCCGTGGTGTAGCCGTAGCCGCCGTGAATCTGGATGGCCTCGTTGGTCACGTCCATCGCGTTCTCGCTTGCAACGTACTTCGCGGTGCTGGCGGCCATCGACGGCGGTTCATCGTCGTCGAGTTTCCGGGCCGCCTCGTAGGTCAACAGCCGACCTGCCTGCGTCTTCGCGTGCATGTCGGCGAGTTTGTGCCGAATCGATTGGATGTCGGCGATGGGGCCGTCGAACTGTTCGCGCTCGTGGGCGTAGTCGATGGCGAGGTCCAGTGCGGATTGGGCGAGGCCGACCGACTGGGCGGCGATGCCGACCCGGCCACCGGTGAGAATCGACAGCGCTGCAGATAGGCCACGACCCTCGGGCGTGAGGCGGTTCTCGACGGGAATGCGAACGTCCTCGAAGACGAGCGTCGTCGTGTCGCTGCCCCGCAGTCCGAGTTTCTCCTCTTTTTTGCCGACTTCGAGACCGTCGGCGTCCTTCGGGACGATGAACTGCGTGACCGTTCGGGGGTCCTCGGGGTCGGTCTTCGCGAAGAGCACGACAACGTCGCTCCGCACGCCGTTGGTTATCCACTGTTTCGTCCCGTTGATGACGTACTCGTCGCCCTCGCGTCGGGCCTCCGTCGACATCTCGGCGGGATTCGACCCGGCGTGTGGCTCCGAGAGCGCGAACGCGCCGACGGGTCGGCCCTCGACCATATCCGGGAGCCACCGCTCCTTCTGGTCTTCGTCTCCGAACTCGGCGATACAGGAGGTCACGAGAGTCTGCACCGACAGCGCCGTCGCGACGGCCAGTTGGCCGTAGGCGACTTCCTCGTTGACGATGGCGTAGGTGAGGCCGTCGACATCGAGGCCACCGTACTCCTCGGGAATCGTCATCGCGGTGAGTTCCATCTCGGCGAGGCCGTCCCAGACCTCCTCGGGGAACGTCTCCGTTTCGTCGGCCTCACGAGCAGTCGGTCGTATCTCCTCGACTGCGAACTCGCGGACGGTGTCCCGGATGGCTTGCTGTTCGGGCGAGAGGTCCATGCCACCACGTAGGCCGCGAGGGGCAAAAGTAGTCCGCCCGTCAGGCGTCCCGAAGGGAATCGACGACCGTCGACCCGTCGGCGTCGAGGCCGCCGGCCTGTGCCACCTCCGAGGAGCCGCCACCGCCGCCGCCGAAGCGGTCGGTGAGTGACGCGACGATATCGCCCGCATCACACCCTTCGCCCGCCCCGACCGCGAGCTGTCCAGAGGGCGTCGCCAAGACGAGTACCTCGATGCCGTCCGGACGGTCTCGGACCCGCTCTGCGAGGGCGTTCGCGTCGGCGTCAACGACGCCCGCCGCCCACGTCCGACCGTCTCGCTCGAAGCACTCGGCGGCGATGTCGGCGACGCTGGCGTCGATGAGGCGCTCACGAAGCGCGTCGCGTTCGGCGGCAACCGTCTCGCGTTCCTCCTGGAGTCGGTCGACGGCCTCTGGAAGGTCGGTCGCCGCCGTCTCCAGCGTTTCTGCGGCATCGAGTGCAGCGGCTTTCTCCGCCGTCCGGCGGTCGATTCCCTCGGGACCGACAGCGAACTCCACCCGAGTCAGTCCCTCGCCGGGATTGGACCGCCCCAGCACGGTCACGGGGCCGATTTCCCGAGTATTCGAGACGTGCGTCCCGCCGCAGGCGGCGGCGTCCCAACCGTCGATTTCGACGACTCGGACCGTCTCGCCGGTGAGACCCTCTTCGGTTTGGGTGTTGAACGCCACATCCTCGCGGTCGAGTGCCTCCGCTTGCGGCTGTCGGCTCCACGTCACGTCCCGGGAGTCCCAGACACAGCGGTTGACCAGCCGTTCGAGTTCGACGAGCGTCTCGTCGTCGATGTCGGTCGACGTGCTGAAGTCCACGCGCACTTTCTCCGGGGTGATGCCGAACCCGCCGTAGCCCAATTCGTCGAAGAGGCGGCGGCCGGCGCCGTACAGCACGTGACTCGCGGTGTGGGCGCGCATGCAGTACCGCCGAAACTCGGGGTCGATAGCACCGTGAACGATTTCTCCCGTCTCCAACGTCCCGTCGACGACGTGGACGATGTCGTCGCCGCGCTGCTGTACGTCGAGCACCGTCAGTCCGCCGAGCGTTCCACGGTCGGCCGGCTGGCCGCCCCCCTCGGGGTAGAAGTACGTCTCTTCGAGAACGACCTCGCTCCCGCCGTCCCGAACGGTCGTCTCGAAGGCGAGCGTTTCCGGGTCCGCTGCTGCGGTCGCGGGTGCCATAGCTACCGACAGAACGCTCGAAGACAAAAAGCCGGTCGGAAGTCGAGTTACTCCTCTGCGAGTTCGATGCCGAGGCGTTCTTCGAGCGCTTCGATGACCGACCCGCCGACGTTGGCACGGGCGGCCCGCCCCTGTTCGACGGCGACGATGTCGTCTTCCTCTATTTCCAACTCCGCGGCGAGTTCGTCGGTTTGCAGGCCGGCGTCCTGTCGGGCGTCTTCCAGCACGTCGCCATAGCCCCGGACGAGATACGGGAGGGGGTCGTCCTCGTAGTCGGTCCCCTCTTCCCAGTCGTGGTCGACCTTCTGTGCGTCGCTGAGTTTGGCGACGTTCTGTGCGGCCTTCTTTTTGCGGTTCGGTTCGTCCTCGCGGGACTGCCCGCTCGTCCCGCCACGGTTGGGCTCCTCTCCGTGTTGGGCGCACTCGCTGCAAACTTCGAGTCGCGCGCCGGCGACGGTCGCCGTCTGGAGGTCGCGGTCCTCGGCCCCGCAGAGTTCGCAGGCGCCGCTGGAGTCACCCCCGACTCCGCCGGTCGAGTATTTCGCCATGCCCTATGTGCTGCTGGAACGTACTTGAACCCGACGCTCCGTGGCGTGGGCGACCGCGCGCAGTCCAAAGGAAAGCCCTTTTATCGTACCCCGGTTTACGAGGAATTGCAGCAAGACACGCCGTGCGTGGGTAGCCAAGCTAGGCCAACGGCGCAGCGTTGAGGGCGCTGTCCTGTAGAGGTCCGCCGGTTCAAATCCGGTCCCACGCACTGCTGGTGGCCCACAGCCACCCTACACAGTGCGGGTGCTCGCAGACAGCACCCACGCATCATCCTACCGACGCTACACCGGCCAGCAGCGGTGGTATCGAAGAATAGTTAGAGGCCGCGGCTGACGCCGATGTTCTTGAGGTAGCCGCCGCACGAACAGAGCCGCCCCTCCGGGTCCGTCTGGCGGTCACCGCAGTCGATACACTCGTACAGCGCATCCTCGTCCGGTTGTGCCCCTCGCATGCCGGTGTTTCGTTAGGTCCGTTTTGTGTTAAGTGTTACCACACCTCGTAGAAAACCACCAACATCTATCCGCAGGACCGACGTAATTCGACGCATGCAAACCCAGACGTGGGCCCGGGAACACGTCCCCGCCCTGACGGCCCTGTTGACGGCGGTGTCGCTGGCGCTCGTGTTCGGGGCCGTCCTCCAGTTGTTACCCGTTGAGGCGCTCCCGCAGCCGAACGCGTTTCTCACGGCGATTCCACACGTCAACGCAGTGATTAGCCTTCTCGCAATCGGCACCATCGCCCTCGGCGTCCGTTCGATTCGACGGGGGAACGTCGAGCGACACCGACGACTCATGGTGAGTAGTTTCGGACTGTTCGCACTGTTTCTCGCGCTGTATCTCTACCGGGTCGCGCTCCTCGGCCCCAGCGAGTTCGCCGGGCCGGAGGTCGTCTACACCTACGTGTATCTGCCGATACTCTTCGTCCACATCGCGCTGGCTATCGTCTGTGTCCCGTTCGTCTTCTATGCGCTTCTCGTCGCCGGCACCCGCCCAGTCGCCGACATCTACGAAACCGCCCACCGCAAGGCCGGCCGAATCGCCGCGAGCCTGTGGCTGATTTCGTTCAGCATGGGTCTGATAATCTACGCACTACTGTATCACGTGTACTGACGGGCGGCGTCAGTCGTCGTCGCTGGCGACACCGGCCTGTGCGCCGTCGATGGTTGGACGAACGACATCGCGGTCTGTCGACTCCCCGTCGATGTCGTAGGGGTATTCACCCGTCACACAGCCGAGACAGAGGTCCGCGCGGGATTCATCGAGCGCCTCGGCGATGGCGTCGATGGAGAGATACGACAGTGATGCTGCATCGATTTCCTCGCGGATGTCGTCGGTGTCCTTCCCCGCGGCGATGAGCTCCTCACGGGAGGCCATGTCGATTCCCATGTAACACGGGGCGACGATAGCCGGTGCGCCGATGCGCATGTGGACCGCCTCGGCGCCCACGTCGTTGAGCAACTCGACCAACTGCGTCGAGGTGGTCCCGCGGACGATGGAGTCGTCGATGACGGTGACGGTTTTCCCCTCGACCACGTCGCGGATGGGGTTGAGTTTGAGCCGGACCGCCCGTTCGCGGGCGTCCTGTGTCGGCATGATGAACGTCCGGCCGACGTAGCGGTTCTTCATCAGCCCCTCGGCGAA contains:
- a CDS encoding transcriptional regulator codes for the protein MAKYSTGGVGGDSSGACELCGAEDRDLQTATVAGARLEVCSECAQHGEEPNRGGTSGQSREDEPNRKKKAAQNVAKLSDAQKVDHDWEEGTDYEDDPLPYLVRGYGDVLEDARQDAGLQTDELAAELEIEEDDIVAVEQGRAARANVGGSVIEALEERLGIELAEE
- a CDS encoding alanyl-tRNA editing protein encodes the protein MAPATAAADPETLAFETTVRDGGSEVVLEETYFYPEGGGQPADRGTLGGLTVLDVQQRGDDIVHVVDGTLETGEIVHGAIDPEFRRYCMRAHTASHVLYGAGRRLFDELGYGGFGITPEKVRVDFSTSTDIDDETLVELERLVNRCVWDSRDVTWSRQPQAEALDREDVAFNTQTEEGLTGETVRVVEIDGWDAAACGGTHVSNTREIGPVTVLGRSNPGEGLTRVEFAVGPEGIDRRTAEKAAALDAAETLETAATDLPEAVDRLQEERETVAAERDALRERLIDASVADIAAECFERDGRTWAAGVVDADANALAERVRDRPDGIEVLVLATPSGQLAVGAGEGCDAGDIVASLTDRFGGGGGGSSEVAQAGGLDADGSTVVDSLRDA
- a CDS encoding HAD family hydrolase, whose amino-acid sequence is MNTDHETVVFDLDGTLVRLTVDWEAVASDVAETLRERGVVPPESLWGMLETANETGHRPAVEAVIAGYERDGARASERLPAADAVPEQPVGVCSLNCEDACHIAIEEHGIDGVGAVVGRDTVGTEKPDPEPLLETVRRLDGTPESTLFVGDTVRDERTAQRAGCSFSYVSEWLRA
- a CDS encoding acyl-CoA dehydrogenase family protein, whose product is MDLSPEQQAIRDTVREFAVEEIRPTAREADETETFPEEVWDGLAEMELTAMTIPEEYGGLDVDGLTYAIVNEEVAYGQLAVATALSVQTLVTSCIAEFGDEDQKERWLPDMVEGRPVGAFALSEPHAGSNPAEMSTEARREGDEYVINGTKQWITNGVRSDVVVLFAKTDPEDPRTVTQFIVPKDADGLEVGKKEEKLGLRGSDTTTLVFEDVRIPVENRLTPEGRGLSAALSILTGGRVGIAAQSVGLAQSALDLAIDYAHEREQFDGPIADIQSIRHKLADMHAKTQAGRLLTYEAARKLDDDEPPSMAASTAKYVASENAMDVTNEAIQIHGGYGYTTDFPVERLYRDAKITTIYEGTTQVQKKVIARELLE
- a CDS encoding rubrerythrin-like domain-containing protein, with amino-acid sequence MRGAQPDEDALYECIDCGDRQTDPEGRLCSCGGYLKNIGVSRGL
- a CDS encoding DUF5822 domain-containing protein, with product MPTQVETTDPEGVDYGWVMQVTFVLTIVVGAPVVAALSVFVGLDTWTQRANFAIRVGAVVWLCIGIPVFLYARSHSET
- a CDS encoding DUF420 domain-containing protein, whose translation is MQTQTWAREHVPALTALLTAVSLALVFGAVLQLLPVEALPQPNAFLTAIPHVNAVISLLAIGTIALGVRSIRRGNVERHRRLMVSSFGLFALFLALYLYRVALLGPSEFAGPEVVYTYVYLPILFVHIALAIVCVPFVFYALLVAGTRPVADIYETAHRKAGRIAASLWLISFSMGLIIYALLYHVY